A stretch of the Nicotiana tabacum cultivar K326 chromosome 6, ASM71507v2, whole genome shotgun sequence genome encodes the following:
- the LOC107815526 gene encoding rhamnogalacturonan I rhamnosyltransferase 1-like, translating to MCRIEGKKSELEDREEGKKIMGFKAVALGDNRVEKLKSSMMSRSRMKLWMIRATTSILLWTCVVQLMTLGETWGPRVLKGWPSCFSQESAASFVVNSAPEVPARVLPPKRVYKNNGYLMVSCNGGLNQMRSAICDMVTIARYLNVTLIVPELDKTSFWADPSEFQDIFDVDHFISSLRDEVRILRELPPRLKRRVELGMIYTMPPISWSDISYYHNQILPLIRKYKVVHLNRTDARLANNGQPMEIQKLRCRVNFSALKFTPQIEELGRKVVRLLRQKGPFMVLHLRYEMDMLAFSGCSQGCNKDEIDELTRMRYAYPWWKEKIINSDLKRRDGLCPLTPEETALTLRALDIDPSIQVYIAAGEIYGGKRRMASLTAAYPNLVRKETLLEPSDLMFFQNHSSQMAALDYLVSLESDIFVPTYDGNMAKVVEGHRRYLGYRKTILLDRKLLVDLIDQHNAGSLTWDEFSNSVKEAHAERMGNPTKRLVIPDRPKEEDYFYSNPWECLEPSNEDETLSSSI from the exons ATGTGCAGAATAGAGGGGAAAAAGAGTGAATTGGAGGACAGAGAGGAGGGGAAGAAGATAATGGGTTTCAAAGCAGTGGCTTTAGGTGATAATCGTGTGGAGAAACTGAAAAGTTCAATGATGTCACGGTCTAGAATGAAGTTATGGATGATAAGGGCAACAACGTCGATACTGTTGTGGACTTGTGTGGTTCAATTGATGACTTTAGGAGAGACTTGGGGTCCTAGGGTTTTGAAAGGCTGGCCTTCTTGTTTTTCACAGGAGTCTGCTGCTTCATTTGTTGTCAATTCGGCGCCCGAGGTCCCTGCTAGAGTTCTTCCACCTAAGA GGGTTTACAAAAATAACGGTTACCTTATGGTTTCATGCAATGGAGGGCTGAATCAAATGCGTTCTGCG ATATGTGATATGGTTACTATTGCAAGATATTTGAATGTGACTCTCATAGTTCCTGAGCTGGATAAAACCTCATTTTGGGCTGATCCAAG TGAATTCCaagatatttttgatgttgatcATTTTATATCATCCTTGAGAGATGAAGTTCGAATATTGAGAGAGCTACCCCCAAGATTGAAGAGGAGAGTAGAGCTAGGAATGATTTACACCATGCCTCCTATCAGTTGGTCTGATATTTCTTACTACCACAATCAG ATTCTTCCCCTAATTCGGAAGTACAAAGTTGTTCACTTAAACAGAACCGATGCTCGGCTTGCCAATAATGGTCAACCCATGGAAATTCAAAAACTGCGTTGTCGAGTAAATTTTAGTGCCTTGAAATTCACCCCTCAGATAGAAGAGCTGGGCAGAAAGGTTGTTCGACTTCTCAGGCAAAAGGGCCCTTTTATGGTACTGCACCTGAGATACGAAATGGATATGCTGGCCTTCTCTGGCTGTTCTCAGGGATGTAATAAGGATGAGATTGACGAGTTGACAAGAATGAG ATACGCTTATCCATGGTGGAAAGAAAAAATCATAAATTCAGATTTGAAAAGGAGAGATGGTCTCTGTCCGTTGACACCTGAAGAAACTGCCCTAACTTTAAGGGCATTGGACATTGATCCCAGCATACAAGTTTACATTGCCGCTGGAGAGATATATGGCGGAAAAAGGAGAATGGCTAGTCTTACAGCAGCTTATCCTAATCTG GTGAGGAAGGAGACACTACTTGAACCTTCTGACCTTATGTTCTTTCAAAACCACTCTTCTCAAATGGCTGCATTGGACTATCTTGTTTCATTGGAGAGTGATATCTTTGTTCCTACATATGATGGAAACATGGCCAAAGTTGTTGAAGGACATCGCAG ATATCTTGGGTATAGGAAAACGATCTTGTTGGATAGAAAGCTTCTAGTGGATTTGATAGACCAACATAATGCTGGATCATTGACATGGGATGAGTTTTCTAACTCAGTTAAGGAAGCTCATGCTGAACGTATGGGCAACCCTACCAAGAGGTTGGTTATTCCAGACCGACCGAAAGAAGAAGATTATTTCTACTCAAACCCATGGGAGTGTCTAGAACCATCTAATGAGGATGAAACGCTAAGTAGCAGCATTTAA